CCAGTCGCCCTCTTtaaatcttcttcatcttcgtcttctgaCTGCCACTTCAGCCAATGGCTTTACCTATTCCTGTATACACTAACTCACTTGACAGAAAATAAGTTTCCAGGATATGTCTTGGCCTTCTGATGATGAATCGAGTGCGTAAACTTGTTGCGACGATTCGTCAGTTTTTTGAAAGTGAAACGACTGCTTTGACTACGGATATAAGCACCACTAAACCCATTCCCGCTAGCTAACGCGAGATGAATCGCAAATCCTTTGAGTGAATCACTACCGAACACTGCCGCGCTAAAATGCAGGGATCAGGTTGCTAAATATGTACGCGAACCCACATAAATCAGCCCAGCGGATAACTCCAATTTGAGCTATCAAATACTCGACCGTTTGCGGAAGTGGAAAAGCCATTCGAGCTTTGATAAGGAGCCCAGTTCACGTCTTGAGAGATGAAACTTAAAGCGGCAATGATCCGCTTTGAAGCGATGAGTTGGCGCGGCGCAGGATGATAACATGTCAtgagtatataaataacaatTGCGAAGAAGCAGCCGAGAGGTATCGCCATAAGTTTCCTAAAGAGGCAACAGTAACACTTCAAAGCAGCTAGAGAATGTAAGTTAAAATTCCAGCACCACTCTTCAGCCAtgatatatttaatagccttGAAACAGCCATGCGATTTTTGCAAAGTCGAGAGCTTGCGTCATTATCATATATCATTTCTCCATAAACTAATAAATTTGATTTCAGCTGACGTATTTCTCTATGCCGTAATGATATGGGTCGTGCATGGGAGTGGCTGTATGCGTGTTATTTCCAGAATACCGTCAATTTGGAGAATTCCCACCGCGCCTCAAGTTTGATCATGGTTGAGCACCAATGGTCGCAAGTGTTGTCAATTTTAAGCTTACTTTGCCAGACAGAGCTGTTTTTGAGTGCGTAGATAGGATGATCATCCGTCTCCCTACAAAGTCAATACAACATGATCCTGAACCGGTTGGCCAACCATCTACAACAACCAAGAACAAAGACATAGAAGAAAacgaaggagagaaagagaaaagaaaggatgATTAAATCCTGAGGCTGCGAGCTGGATATCTAATTGCATGTGTTGTCCTGCTGAGTAACAGCAGAAGAGTCTTGCTCTGCTGGTTCTAAATATACGCTTGGCTCCATTTGGAAGGCGCGCGTTCTCCAATTTCAGCGCCAGAGAATAAGAGTTGAACTCAAGTCGTTTGCTAATCACAACTGTGTCTTCGTTCCAGCAACAGTCTTTTCACTCGCCAACTTACCAAAAGGTAGCGGATTGTACTATTCGGATCTTTCCGATTCACAATGACGTCCTTGGCTTGTTGGACCTGTCGACtgcgaagaaaaagatgcGACCGGAATCGGCCAGTATGCAAGAGTTGCGCCAACCTAGATATCGGCTGCTGCTATAACAAAGAGCGCCCAGAATGGATGGACGGCGGCGAGAAGCAATTGGAAAAAACACAAGCAATCAAGGCTCAAGTGAAGCAAGGAGTTACAGCTCGAAGAGGAGGCAGTGAAGCTGCGATTCGGGTTTTCTCGCTTCATACCAGCCAACAAGTTGAACGATCGCCAACTGCGGTGCCGGAAATATCTTCTGCCAGCTCTTCAGGCCCATCTCTGACAGGCCGTGGCTCATCGGCTACTGCTGCGAATGGATCAACTATAGAGGAAACAGAAAATTTCCTCATCACCTTGTACCTTGATACAGTCTTCCCACTTCTATTCCCTCAATACGAGCCCGCCATACTGTCCGGTGGACGGAGCTGGATATCGGCGCTATTCAAAACCAATAAGGCGGTATACCACAGTGCTCTTAGCACCAGCGCATATTATTTCACCCTTTTTCTGGCTAAAGATGCGGCCCATACTCTCCGCACCCCATGCGAGCAGCATGTTTGGGATACGCTTGCCAAGCATATGGAGATGTccataaaggctattaagcATGACACGGATCAATATCACTTACAAGGCGGCTGTTCAGATGTATCCTCTAAGCTACATGTTCTAGAAAGCGTTGTTCAGTACTTGATCTTCGCAACAGCCATGCCTCAGGGAGCAGATTGGAAGATGCATTTGTCAGCCGCTTTGACATTGCTGAAAGAGATACTTCAATCTCACGGAGCGACTGACGGTAAATACTCTCTAGAAACAATTATACAAGCGATGGATAGGCCATCGATATTTGATGGTATACAATTAGGATTCCGCGCCTGGAATAACGACCAAGCTGCTTTTCAATTCTATGGttcatttcttttatattcaGACATTATAGCGAGTATCCAACTAGGGCGTCCCTCACGGCtacgacatcatcatcagagcTTAATAAGCAATCGTAAAGCTCTCATAGCTCCGGACGGTAGTGCCCAGCCATTACCCGGGCTGGAGACAGTTATCGGATGCCATGGTTGGGTCCTTACTGCTCTTAGTGAGATTTCGGAAATGGAAGCTGCAAAACGCTCTTCTCAGAGCAAAGAGGAGTATTTTTTGGCAGAGCTCATGAGAAAAGGTTCTGATCTCAAGACAAAACTTCAAGTACGTATGGAAGGAATTGAAGCAAATATCCGGCCAGAATGTCATCCCACGCAGCAGGATTCTATGGAATCCTGTAATCAAAGCGAGAAACTTCCACTGCAGAAGGATGTTCTCATAACAAAAGTTTGGCTGCACGCGGCGATAATGTATCTGTCGGTTATTTTAGATGGTTGGCAGCCAAGTAGCCTTTACATCCGCGAGAATGTGAACTCGATTTTGAGTATTGCGGATAGTTTCTCATCAGAGCTTTCAATACGCAGCCTCATGTTTCCCCTCTGCATTTCAGGATTCTTAGCTATGCCAGAACAGGAGCATACATTTAGGCGCCTCTTTTCTGCTCTGGGGTCGTTTCAAGCTCTAGGTCCTGCGAAACGGGCTTTCCGATTGATAGAACAAGTCTGGGAGCTTCGAGATGAGTTGGACGGAGACTCATGGGGACTATATGATTGCTTTCAGATAATGGGATCTGAGGTATTACTCATCTAATAGGAATAAACGCTGCGTATGCGGACAACTGGGCTTTTAGCGACTTGGTAGCCTGTTATCT
The Trichoderma asperellum chromosome 7, complete sequence DNA segment above includes these coding regions:
- a CDS encoding uncharacterized protein (EggNog:ENOG41) encodes the protein MDGGEKQLEKTQAIKAQVKQGVTARRGGSEAAIRVFSLHTSQQVERSPTAVPEISSASSSGPSLTGRGSSATAANGSTIEETENFLITLYLDTVFPLLFPQYEPAILSGGRSWISALFKTNKAVYHSALSTSAYYFTLFLAKDAAHTLRTPCEQHVWDTLAKHMEMSIKAIKHDTDQYHLQGGCSDVSSKLHVLESVVQYLIFATAMPQGADWKMHLSAALTLLKEILQSHGATDGKYSLETIIQAMDRPSIFDGIQLGFRAWNNDQAAFQFYGSFLLYSDIIASIQLGRPSRLRHHHQSLISNRKALIAPDGSAQPLPGLETVIGCHGWVLTALSEISEMEAAKRSSQSKEEYFLAELMRKGSDLKTKLQVRMEGIEANIRPECHPTQQDSMESCNQSEKLPLQKDVLITKVWLHAAIMYLSVILDGWQPSSLYIRENVNSILSIADSFSSELSIRSLMFPLCISGFLAMPEQEHTFRRLFSALGSFQALGPAKRAFRLIEQVWELRDELDGDSWGLYDCFQIMGSEVLLI